One stretch of Lemur catta isolate mLemCat1 chromosome 2, mLemCat1.pri, whole genome shotgun sequence DNA includes these proteins:
- the RPUSD1 gene encoding RNA pseudouridylate synthase domain-containing protein 1 isoform X1, which translates to MEPGSVENLSIVYRSGDFLVVNKHWDVRIDSKTWQETLTLQKQLRHRFPELADPDTCYGFRFCHQLDFSTSGALCVALNKAAAGSAYRCFKERRVTKAYLALVRGHVQDSQVTISYAIGRNSTEGRAHTMCIEGTQGCENPKPSLTELVVLEHGLYAGDPVSKVLLKPLTGRTHQLRVHCSALGHPVVGDLTYGQAAGREDQPFRMMLHAFYLRIPTRAECVEACTPDPFLPSLDACWSPHILVQPLDQLVQALRAAPDPDPMDGGPGPCSPSTLLPGPGRPPPPCTKSPETEAQRASCLQWLSEWTLEPDN; encoded by the exons ATGGAGCCGGGCAGCGTGGAGAACCTGTCCATCGTATACCGGAGCGGCGACTTCCTGGTGGTGAACAAGCACTGGGACGTGCGCATCGACAGCAAGACGTGGCAGGAGACACTGACCCTCCAGAAGCAGCTGCGGCATCGCTTCCCCGAGCTGGCCGACCCTGACACCTGCTACGGGTTCAG GTTCTGCCACCAGCTGGACTTCTCCACCAGCGGGGCGCTGTGCGTGGCCCTGAACAAGGCAGCTGCAGGCAGCGCGTACAGGTGCTTCAAGGAGCGCCGTGTAACCAAGGCTTATCTGGCGCTA GTGCGGGGGCACGTCCAGGACAGCCAGGTGACCATCAGTTACGCCATCGGCAGGAACAGCACGGAAGGCCGGGCTCACACCATGTGCATCGAGGGCACGCAGG GGTGTGAGAACCCAAAGCCAAGCCTCACGGAGCTGGTTGTCCTGGAACACGGGCTGTACGCGGGCGACCCTGTCTCCAAAGTGCTGCTGAAGCCTCTCACAG GCCGGACACACCAGCTGCGGGTGCACTGCAGTGCCCTCGGTCACCCCGTGGTAGGCGACCTCACCTACGGGCAGGCCGCGGGCCGGGAGGACCAGCCTTTCCGCATGATGCTGCACGCCTTCTACCTGCGCATCCCCACGCGGGCCGAGTGCGTGGAGGCCTGCACGCCGgaccccttcctgccctccctcgACGCCTGCTGGAGCCCCCACATCCTGGTGCAGCCGCTCGACCAGCTTGTCCAGGCCTTGCGGGCTGCCCCTGACCCCGACCCCATGGACGGGGGCCCCGGGCCATGCAGCCCCTCCACGCTCCTGCCTGGGCCAGGCCGGCCCCCACCGCCCTGCACCAAGTCCCCCGAGACCGAGGCACAGAGAGCCTCCTGCCTGCAGTGGCTGTCAGAGTGGACGCTGGAACCGGACAACTGA
- the RPUSD1 gene encoding RNA pseudouridylate synthase domain-containing protein 1 isoform X2 has product MEPGSVENLSIVYRSGDFLVVNKHWDVRIDSKTWQETLTLQKQLRHRFPELADPDTCYGFRFCHQLDFSTSGALCVALNKAAAGSAYRCFKERRVTKAYLALGVRTQSQASRSWLSWNTGCTRATLSPKCC; this is encoded by the exons ATGGAGCCGGGCAGCGTGGAGAACCTGTCCATCGTATACCGGAGCGGCGACTTCCTGGTGGTGAACAAGCACTGGGACGTGCGCATCGACAGCAAGACGTGGCAGGAGACACTGACCCTCCAGAAGCAGCTGCGGCATCGCTTCCCCGAGCTGGCCGACCCTGACACCTGCTACGGGTTCAG GTTCTGCCACCAGCTGGACTTCTCCACCAGCGGGGCGCTGTGCGTGGCCCTGAACAAGGCAGCTGCAGGCAGCGCGTACAGGTGCTTCAAGGAGCGCCGTGTAACCAAGGCTTATCTGGCGCTA GGTGTGAGAACCCAAAGCCAAGCCTCACGGAGCTGGTTGTCCTGGAACACGGGCTGTACGCGGGCGACCCTGTCTCCAAAGTGCTGCTGA
- the CHTF18 gene encoding chromosome transmission fidelity protein 18 homolog isoform X1 translates to MEEDYEWELRGVEDDFRRQFAAELEVLAELEGMPTLSPSRAPQPAVVGRPRLTFEEAIAGGDAATHSAPAGSPGQSTGRSRKRPVDADFQGDGLLPPTPKIKRSRLEVAKRLDFTPEEMEEPPLPDSPARDITPPPSPEIPTEPWGDGPSDAGADGALTRASPAARNPVLRRPPVLEDYVNVTSTRGDRAFLVLRADPTGTGVQSPLLDIRWRGHGQLDLLGVSFASLKEQVHSERRQRLLKEAQWLSDTLCSLRSEEEEEAQPAGAPEEEPVGGQDASQQCLWVDEFAPQHYTELLSDDFTNRCLLKWLKLWDPVVFGHERPARKPRPSAEPARVSKEATASGKWKSHEQVVEEMLEAELDPSQRPRQKVALLCGPPGLGKTTLAHVIARHAGYSVVEMNASDDRSPEAFRTRIEAATQMESVLGAGGRPNCLVIDEIDGAPTAAINILLSVLNRRGPQEVEPRGPAVPAGGGRRGRAGWGLLTRPIVCICNDQFAPALRQLKQQAFLLHFPPTLPSRLVQRLQEISLRQGVRAEPGALAALCEKADNDIRACVNTLQFLHRRGRRQLRVRDVHAAPVGLKDQRKGLFSVWQEVFQLPRAQRRRLGQDAALPARMLQLGHGDTGSLTTASQRFYHILHVATSSGEHEKVVQGLFDNFLRLHPRDSSLGTVCAALDWLAFDDLLAQAAHHGQSFQLLRYVSFLPVAFHVLFARSHVPRISFPSSQQEAQNRTSQTRNLIQTLVSGMAPATRSRAAPQALVLDALCLLLDILAPKLRPVSTQLYGAREKQQLASLVGTMLAYSLTYRQERTPDGQYVYRLEPNVEEVCRFPELPARKPLTYQAKQLIAREIEVEKMRRAEAVSRAGNGPPVDRSPAGPEGPLGGGGEKDACRPLRNHEQRLEHIMRAVREEQPERDFFGRVVVRSAAAPRAEDVALEKDTVERRMGTAVGRSEVWFRFNEGVSNAVRRSLYIRDLL, encoded by the exons ATGGAGGAGGACTACGAGTGGGAGCTGCGCGGCGTCGAGGATGACTTCCGCCGCCAGTTCGCCGCCGAGCTCGAGGTGCTGGCCGAGCTGGAAG GGATGCCGACTCTGTCACCCTCCCGAGCCCCCCAGCCCGCGGTGGTGGGCCGGCCGCGGCTCACGTTCGAGGAGGCCATCGCTGGAGGGGACGCCGCCACCCACTCCGCGCCCGCTGGATCTCCGGGGCAGAGCACGGGCCGTTCCAGGAAGAGACCAGTGGATGCTGACTTCCAGGGGGATGGGCTCCTGCCTCCCA CCCCTAAAATCAAGCGGTCCAGGCTGGAGGTAGCCAAGAGGCTGGACTTTACGCCAGAGGAGATGGAGGAGCCACCACTGCCTGACTCCCCAGCCAGGGACATCACCCCCCCGCCCAGTCCTGAGATCCCCACCGAGCCGTGGGGCGACGG GCCCTCCGACGCTGGTGCTGACGGGGCTCTCACACGGGCCTCCCCGGCCGCCCGAAATCCAGTCCTGAGGCGGCCCCCCGTTCTGGAGGACTACGTCAACGTGACGTCCACGCGTGGCGACCGCGCCTTCCTGGTGCTGCGGGCAGATCCCACGGGCACCGGGGTGCAG AGCCCCCTCCTGGACATCCGGTGGCGAGGCCACGGGCAGCTGGACCTGCTGGGTGTGTCGTTTGCGTCCCTGAAGGAGCAGGTCCACAGTGAG CGACGGCAGCGGCTGCTCAAGGAGGCCCAGTGGCTCTCAGACACCCTGTGCAG CCTCaggtcagaggaggaggaggaggcccagCCTGCAGGGGCCCCGGAGGAGGAGCCAGTGGGCGGCCAAGACGCCTCCCAGCAATGCCTCTGGGTGGACGAGTTTGCCCCCCAGCACTACACGGAGCTGCTCAGTGACGAC tTCACCAACCGCTGCCTCCTCAAGTGGCTGAAGCTGTGGGACCCGGTGGTGTTTGGCCACGAGAGGCCCGCCCGGAAGCCCAGGCCCAGTGCCGAGCCGGCCCGGGTCAGCAAGGAGGCCACGGCCTCGGGCAAGTGGAAGAGCCACGAGCAGGTGGTGGAGGAGATGCTGGAGGCCGAGCTGGACCCGAGCCAGCGGCCCCGGCAGAAG GTGGCGTTGCTGTGCGGACCCCCGGGGCTGGGCAAGACCACCCTGGCTCACGTGATTGCGCGGCACGCGGGGTACTCCGTGGTGGAGATGAACGCAAG TGATGACCGCAGCCCGGAGGCCTTCCGGACGCGCATCGAGGCCGCCACGCAGATGGAGTCGGTGCTGGGTGCCGGGGGGAGGCCCAACTGCCTGGTCATCGACGAGATCGACGGGGCCCCCACG GCTGCCATCAACATCCTCTTGAGTGTCCTGAACCGCAGGGGCCCACAGGAGGTGGAGCCGAGGGGCCCGGCCGTGCCCGCGGGTGGAGGCCGCCGGGGCCGTGCAGGGTGGGGGCTCCTGACGAGGCCCATCGTCTGCATCTGCAACGACCA GTTTGCGCCGGCCCTGCGGCAGCTGAAGCAGCAAGCCTTCCTGCTCCACTTCCCGCCGACTCTGCCCTCCAGGCTGGTGCAGCGGCTGCAGGAG ATCTCCCTGCGGCAGGGCGTGCGAGCTGAGCCGGGCGCGCTGGCCGCTCTCTGCGAGAAGGCTGACAACGACATCCGCGCCTGCGTCAACACCCTGCAG TTCCTGCACAGGCGGGGCCGGCGGCAGCTGAGAGTGCGGGACGTGCACGCCGCGCCTGTTGGCCTCAAGGACCAGCGCAAGGGGCTCTTCTCGGTGTGGCAGGAGGTCTTCCAGCTGCCGCGGGCACAGAG GAGACGCCTGGGCCAGGACGCGGCCCTGCCCGCCCGCATGCTTCAGCTTGGCCACGGGGACACGGGCTCCCTGACCACGGCCTCACAGCGGTTCTACCACATTTTGCACGTCGCCACCTCCTCTGGCGAGCACGAGAAGGTGGTCCAG GGTCTGTTCGACAACTTCCTGCGCCTGCACCCGcgggactccagcctgggcaccgtGTGCGCCGCCCTCGACTGGTTGGCCTTCGACGACCTGCTGGCACAGGCCGCCCACCACGGCCAGAGCTTCCAGCTGCTGCGCTACGTGTCCTTCCTGCCCGTGGCCTTCCACGTGCTCTTTGCCCGCAGCCACGTGCCAAGGATCAGCTTCCCCAGCAGCCAGCAGGAg gcccagaACCGGACCAGCCAGACGAGGAACCTGATCCAGACGCTGGTGTCAGGCATGGCGCCAGCCACGCGCAGCCGGGCTGCGCCCCAGGCCCTCGTCCTGGACGCCCTGTGCCTGCTCCTGGACATCCTCGCGCCCAAGCTGCGCCCC GTGAGCACACAGCTGTACGGTGCCCGCGAGAAGCAGCAGCTGGCCAGCCTCGTGGGCACCATGCTCGCCTACAGCCTCACCTACCGCCAGGAGCGCACGCCCGACGGGCAGTATGTCTACAGGCTGGAGCC GAACGTGGAGGAGGTCTGCCGCTTCCCCGAGCtgcctgcccgcaagcccctcacCTACCAGGCCAAGCAGCTCATCGCCCGGGAGATTGAGGTGGAGAAGATGCGGCGGGCCGAGGCTGTGTCGCGGGCTGGGAACGGCCCCCCG GTGGACAGGAGCCCCGCGGGACCGGAGGGTCCCTTGGGAGGCGGTGGGGAGAAGGATGCCTGCCGACCTCTGCGCAACCACGAGCAGCGGCTGGAGCACATCATGAGAGCCGTCCGGGAGGAGCAG CCTGAGAGGGACTTCTTCGGACGTGTGGTCGTCAGGAGTGCGGCAGCCCCCAGGGCAG AGGACGTGGCCCTGGAGAAGGACACAGTGGAGCGGCGCATGGGCACAGCGGTGGGCAGGAGCGAGGTCTGGTTCCGCTTCAACGAGGGCGTCTCCAATGCCGTGCGGCGCAGCCTGTACATCAGGGACCTGCTGtag
- the CHTF18 gene encoding chromosome transmission fidelity protein 18 homolog isoform X2 — translation MEEDYEWELRGVEDDFRRQFAAELEVLAELEGMPTLSPSRAPQPAVVGRPRLTFEEAIAGGDAATHSAPAGSPGQSTGRSRKRPVDADFQGDGLLPPTPKIKRSRLEVAKRLDFTPEEMEEPPLPDSPARDITPPPSPEIPTEPWGDGPSDAGADGALTRASPAARNPVLRRPPVLEDYVNVTSTRGDRAFLVLRADPTGTGVQSPLLDIRWRGHGQLDLLGVSFASLKEQVHSEFTNRCLLKWLKLWDPVVFGHERPARKPRPSAEPARVSKEATASGKWKSHEQVVEEMLEAELDPSQRPRQKVALLCGPPGLGKTTLAHVIARHAGYSVVEMNASDDRSPEAFRTRIEAATQMESVLGAGGRPNCLVIDEIDGAPTAAINILLSVLNRRGPQEVEPRGPAVPAGGGRRGRAGWGLLTRPIVCICNDQFAPALRQLKQQAFLLHFPPTLPSRLVQRLQEISLRQGVRAEPGALAALCEKADNDIRACVNTLQFLHRRGRRQLRVRDVHAAPVGLKDQRKGLFSVWQEVFQLPRAQRRRLGQDAALPARMLQLGHGDTGSLTTASQRFYHILHVATSSGEHEKVVQGLFDNFLRLHPRDSSLGTVCAALDWLAFDDLLAQAAHHGQSFQLLRYVSFLPVAFHVLFARSHVPRISFPSSQQEAQNRTSQTRNLIQTLVSGMAPATRSRAAPQALVLDALCLLLDILAPKLRPVSTQLYGAREKQQLASLVGTMLAYSLTYRQERTPDGQYVYRLEPNVEEVCRFPELPARKPLTYQAKQLIAREIEVEKMRRAEAVSRAGNGPPVDRSPAGPEGPLGGGGEKDACRPLRNHEQRLEHIMRAVREEQPERDFFGRVVVRSAAAPRAEDVALEKDTVERRMGTAVGRSEVWFRFNEGVSNAVRRSLYIRDLL, via the exons ATGGAGGAGGACTACGAGTGGGAGCTGCGCGGCGTCGAGGATGACTTCCGCCGCCAGTTCGCCGCCGAGCTCGAGGTGCTGGCCGAGCTGGAAG GGATGCCGACTCTGTCACCCTCCCGAGCCCCCCAGCCCGCGGTGGTGGGCCGGCCGCGGCTCACGTTCGAGGAGGCCATCGCTGGAGGGGACGCCGCCACCCACTCCGCGCCCGCTGGATCTCCGGGGCAGAGCACGGGCCGTTCCAGGAAGAGACCAGTGGATGCTGACTTCCAGGGGGATGGGCTCCTGCCTCCCA CCCCTAAAATCAAGCGGTCCAGGCTGGAGGTAGCCAAGAGGCTGGACTTTACGCCAGAGGAGATGGAGGAGCCACCACTGCCTGACTCCCCAGCCAGGGACATCACCCCCCCGCCCAGTCCTGAGATCCCCACCGAGCCGTGGGGCGACGG GCCCTCCGACGCTGGTGCTGACGGGGCTCTCACACGGGCCTCCCCGGCCGCCCGAAATCCAGTCCTGAGGCGGCCCCCCGTTCTGGAGGACTACGTCAACGTGACGTCCACGCGTGGCGACCGCGCCTTCCTGGTGCTGCGGGCAGATCCCACGGGCACCGGGGTGCAG AGCCCCCTCCTGGACATCCGGTGGCGAGGCCACGGGCAGCTGGACCTGCTGGGTGTGTCGTTTGCGTCCCTGAAGGAGCAGGTCCACAGTGAG tTCACCAACCGCTGCCTCCTCAAGTGGCTGAAGCTGTGGGACCCGGTGGTGTTTGGCCACGAGAGGCCCGCCCGGAAGCCCAGGCCCAGTGCCGAGCCGGCCCGGGTCAGCAAGGAGGCCACGGCCTCGGGCAAGTGGAAGAGCCACGAGCAGGTGGTGGAGGAGATGCTGGAGGCCGAGCTGGACCCGAGCCAGCGGCCCCGGCAGAAG GTGGCGTTGCTGTGCGGACCCCCGGGGCTGGGCAAGACCACCCTGGCTCACGTGATTGCGCGGCACGCGGGGTACTCCGTGGTGGAGATGAACGCAAG TGATGACCGCAGCCCGGAGGCCTTCCGGACGCGCATCGAGGCCGCCACGCAGATGGAGTCGGTGCTGGGTGCCGGGGGGAGGCCCAACTGCCTGGTCATCGACGAGATCGACGGGGCCCCCACG GCTGCCATCAACATCCTCTTGAGTGTCCTGAACCGCAGGGGCCCACAGGAGGTGGAGCCGAGGGGCCCGGCCGTGCCCGCGGGTGGAGGCCGCCGGGGCCGTGCAGGGTGGGGGCTCCTGACGAGGCCCATCGTCTGCATCTGCAACGACCA GTTTGCGCCGGCCCTGCGGCAGCTGAAGCAGCAAGCCTTCCTGCTCCACTTCCCGCCGACTCTGCCCTCCAGGCTGGTGCAGCGGCTGCAGGAG ATCTCCCTGCGGCAGGGCGTGCGAGCTGAGCCGGGCGCGCTGGCCGCTCTCTGCGAGAAGGCTGACAACGACATCCGCGCCTGCGTCAACACCCTGCAG TTCCTGCACAGGCGGGGCCGGCGGCAGCTGAGAGTGCGGGACGTGCACGCCGCGCCTGTTGGCCTCAAGGACCAGCGCAAGGGGCTCTTCTCGGTGTGGCAGGAGGTCTTCCAGCTGCCGCGGGCACAGAG GAGACGCCTGGGCCAGGACGCGGCCCTGCCCGCCCGCATGCTTCAGCTTGGCCACGGGGACACGGGCTCCCTGACCACGGCCTCACAGCGGTTCTACCACATTTTGCACGTCGCCACCTCCTCTGGCGAGCACGAGAAGGTGGTCCAG GGTCTGTTCGACAACTTCCTGCGCCTGCACCCGcgggactccagcctgggcaccgtGTGCGCCGCCCTCGACTGGTTGGCCTTCGACGACCTGCTGGCACAGGCCGCCCACCACGGCCAGAGCTTCCAGCTGCTGCGCTACGTGTCCTTCCTGCCCGTGGCCTTCCACGTGCTCTTTGCCCGCAGCCACGTGCCAAGGATCAGCTTCCCCAGCAGCCAGCAGGAg gcccagaACCGGACCAGCCAGACGAGGAACCTGATCCAGACGCTGGTGTCAGGCATGGCGCCAGCCACGCGCAGCCGGGCTGCGCCCCAGGCCCTCGTCCTGGACGCCCTGTGCCTGCTCCTGGACATCCTCGCGCCCAAGCTGCGCCCC GTGAGCACACAGCTGTACGGTGCCCGCGAGAAGCAGCAGCTGGCCAGCCTCGTGGGCACCATGCTCGCCTACAGCCTCACCTACCGCCAGGAGCGCACGCCCGACGGGCAGTATGTCTACAGGCTGGAGCC GAACGTGGAGGAGGTCTGCCGCTTCCCCGAGCtgcctgcccgcaagcccctcacCTACCAGGCCAAGCAGCTCATCGCCCGGGAGATTGAGGTGGAGAAGATGCGGCGGGCCGAGGCTGTGTCGCGGGCTGGGAACGGCCCCCCG GTGGACAGGAGCCCCGCGGGACCGGAGGGTCCCTTGGGAGGCGGTGGGGAGAAGGATGCCTGCCGACCTCTGCGCAACCACGAGCAGCGGCTGGAGCACATCATGAGAGCCGTCCGGGAGGAGCAG CCTGAGAGGGACTTCTTCGGACGTGTGGTCGTCAGGAGTGCGGCAGCCCCCAGGGCAG AGGACGTGGCCCTGGAGAAGGACACAGTGGAGCGGCGCATGGGCACAGCGGTGGGCAGGAGCGAGGTCTGGTTCCGCTTCAACGAGGGCGTCTCCAATGCCGTGCGGCGCAGCCTGTACATCAGGGACCTGCTGtag
- the GNG13 gene encoding guanine nucleotide-binding protein G(I)/G(S)/G(O) subunit gamma-13, which yields MEEWDVPQMKKEVESLKYQLAFKREMSSKTIPELLKWIEDGIPKDPFLNPDLMKNNPWVEKGKCAIL from the exons ATGGAGGAGTGGGACGTGCCCCAGATGAAGAAAGAGGTGGAGAGCCTCAAGTACCAGCTGGCCTTCAAGAGGGAGATGTCCTCCAAGACCATCCCCGA GCTCCTCAAGTGGATCGAGGATGGGATCCCCAAGGACCCTTTCCTGAACCCCGACCTGATGAAGAACAACCCCTGGGTGGAGAAGGGCAAGTGCGCCATCCTGTGA